From Trichoplusia ni isolate ovarian cell line Hi5 chromosome 11, tn1, whole genome shotgun sequence, the proteins below share one genomic window:
- the LOC113498502 gene encoding LOW QUALITY PROTEIN: lissencephaly-1 homolog (The sequence of the model RefSeq protein was modified relative to this genomic sequence to represent the inferred CDS: deleted 1 base in 1 codon) has protein sequence MTLITKRNKAIADYLGSNGYTDALEAFKKEADMTGEMDRKFGGLLEKKWTSVIRLQKKVMELESKLSEAQKEFIEGAPTRAKRTPAEWIPRPPEKFCLTGHRATITKVIFHPVFSLMVSSSEDATIKVWDFESGEYERTLKGHTDSVQDIAFDHHGKLLVSCSADMSIKLWDFNQTFECVKTMHGHDHNVSSVAFSPSGDIVYSASRDKTIKAWEVATGYCIKTYKGHREWVRMVRVSPDGTLLASCSNDQTVRIWNADTNECKMELREHEHVVECVSWAPEASAAAINEAAGTDNRRANHIGPFLASGSRDKSVKIWDVSTGQCLATLVGHDNWVRGAAWHPGGRYLLTASDDKTLRVWDVAHTRCLKTLYAHQHFATSLDFHRSLPYVISGSVDQSVKVWECR, from the exons GAACAAAGCGATCGCCGATTATTTAGGTAGCAATGGCTACACGGACGCGCTGGAAGCGTTC AAAAAGGAGGCCGATATGACCGGCGAAATGGATCGCAAGTTCGGCGGCCTCCTCGAGAAGAAGTGGACTTCGGTCATCAGGTTGCAGAAAAAG GTGATGGAGTTAGAATCGAAGCTGTCCGAGGCTCAGAAGGAATTCATCGAGGGTGCTCCAACGCGCGCCAAACGCACTCCAGCCGAGTGGATTCCACGGCCGCCGGAAAAATTCTGCCTTACCGGACATCGGGCCACCATTACTAAG GTAATATTTCACCCAGTGTTCAGTTTGATGGTCTCCTCAAGTGAGGACGCAACCATCAAAGTGTGGGACTTTGAGAGCGGCGAGTACGAACGAACCCTAAAGGGACACACCGATTCCGTACAGGATATCGCTTTCGACCATCATGGAAAACTTCTTG TATCCTGCAGCGCTGACATGTCAATCAAGCTGTGGGACTTCAACCAAACATTCGAATGTGTAAAGACAATGCACGGACACGACCACAATGTGTCGTCAGTGGCTTTCTCACCGAGCGGCGACATCGTCTACTCCGCCAGTCGAGATAAGACCATCAAGGCATGGGAGGTGGCCACTGG CTACTGCATCAAAACATACAAGGGTCATCGCGAGTGGGTGCGCATGGTGCGTGTGTCACCCGACGGCACGCTCCTCGCGTCGTGCTCCAACGACCAGACCGTACGCATCTGGAACGCCGACACCAATGAATGCAAG ATGGAGTTGCGCGAGCACGAGCACGTAGTGGAGTGCGTGTCGTGGGCGCCGGAGGCCTCCGCCGCGGCCATCAACGAGGCGGCCGGCACGGACAACCGCCGCGCCAACCACATAGGGCCCTTCCTGGCCAGCGGCTCTCGGGACAAGTCCGTTAAG ATCTGGGACGTGAGCACGGGGCAGTGCCTGGCCACGCTGGTGGGGCACGACAACTGGGTGCGCGGCGCGGCCTGGCACCCGGGCGGCCGCTACCTGCTCACGGCCTCCGACGACAAGACGCTGCGCGTCTGGGACGTCGCGCACACGCGCTGCCTCAAGACGCTCTACGCGCACCAACACTTCGCCACCAGTCTCG ATTTCCACAGGAGCTTGCCATACGTGATATCAGGCAGCGTCGACCAGTCCGTCAAAGTTTGGGAGTGTCGCTAA